The following are from one region of the Paenibacillus sp. JZ16 genome:
- a CDS encoding Gfo/Idh/MocA family protein encodes MNKITIAVIGCGTIANSAHIPAYMANEDAEIKYFCDIVKDRADAAVAKYECGQAIEDYNQILNDPEVDAVSICTPNDVHASIAIDCLRAGKHVLCEKPAARTYAEALEMQKVQHETGKTLNIGVVNRYNESVNRIRKMIQNGDLGELYHVYASFRSHRSIPGLGGAFTTKAIAGGGALIDWGVHFLDVVMYCTGDPKPKTVSGQAYCKLGKDMENYTFLKMWAGPPKYDGTYDVDDFVTALVRTEGPTISLNGAWAQNIGAEEMFIDFLGDKGGIRLKYGADFTFYTTEDGALIETTPKFNLGSMFQNEIDGFIRCIQTGEKQPSHIDTVILSSQIIQAIYDSSDQGAEVSLQPVAQNSL; translated from the coding sequence ATGAACAAAATTACAATTGCCGTGATTGGCTGCGGCACGATTGCAAACAGCGCCCATATTCCCGCCTACATGGCCAACGAAGATGCCGAGATCAAATATTTCTGCGATATCGTGAAGGATCGGGCCGATGCCGCCGTCGCCAAATACGAATGCGGCCAAGCCATCGAAGATTACAACCAGATCCTGAACGACCCTGAGGTCGACGCGGTATCGATCTGTACGCCAAATGACGTTCATGCTTCCATCGCCATCGATTGCTTGCGGGCAGGTAAGCATGTATTATGCGAAAAACCGGCAGCCCGCACCTACGCGGAAGCGCTGGAAATGCAGAAGGTTCAGCACGAAACGGGCAAAACGCTCAATATCGGGGTGGTCAACCGTTACAATGAAAGCGTAAACAGAATCAGAAAAATGATCCAAAACGGCGATCTCGGCGAGCTGTATCACGTATATGCCAGCTTCCGTTCCCACCGCTCGATCCCGGGACTCGGCGGCGCCTTCACGACCAAAGCCATTGCCGGCGGCGGCGCGCTGATCGATTGGGGCGTTCACTTCCTTGATGTCGTGATGTACTGTACGGGCGATCCCAAGCCGAAGACCGTCTCCGGCCAGGCTTACTGCAAGCTGGGCAAAGACATGGAGAATTACACCTTCCTCAAAATGTGGGCAGGTCCGCCGAAATATGACGGCACGTATGACGTCGACGATTTTGTCACGGCTCTCGTCCGCACCGAAGGTCCGACCATTTCCTTGAACGGCGCATGGGCGCAAAATATCGGCGCCGAAGAAATGTTCATCGACTTCCTCGGCGACAAAGGCGGCATCCGGCTGAAATACGGCGCGGACTTCACCTTCTACACAACGGAGGACGGCGCATTGATTGAAACCACGCCGAAATTCAATCTTGGCAGCATGTTCCAAAATGAGATCGACGGGTTCATCCGCTGCATTCAAACCGGGGAGAAGCAGCCTTCGCATATCGATACGGTCATCCTCTCCTCCCAGATCATCCAGGCGATTTACGACTCGTCCGACCAAGGCGCGGAGGTTTCGCTGCAGCCCGTTGCCCAGAACAGCCTATAA
- a CDS encoding helix-turn-helix domain-containing protein, with product MAIHWLEPDIAECTRRGIAYFTSELEMANGLPCKMYRITEKFGSLSDHMHDYLQIWYVSKGEFIHTLYGQKYRMVQGNIFVLPPYSVHRVEMVPGKELEVLGCEFMPAFINERLEGMPAKPQLFDLSFIKPFVTTEDRVPLKITLTGGSDLAVKELLTEMLNEFGGRGPFFDILLKANLLKLLAIVNREHAEQGKHTAVTAGSAPYREPIMESVQYIHDHYDQPLWLEDLCARTMMSRTNFCRRFKEVTGWTFSQYLANYRIRMAMRLLTEPELTVTDVCFKVGFNELPYFCRTFKKYTGTTPAYYKKNAFKTVD from the coding sequence ATGGCTATTCACTGGCTGGAACCGGATATCGCCGAATGCACCCGAAGAGGAATCGCCTACTTTACGTCGGAGCTGGAGATGGCGAATGGCCTGCCCTGCAAAATGTACCGCATTACCGAAAAGTTCGGGAGCTTATCCGATCATATGCATGACTATCTTCAAATCTGGTATGTCAGCAAAGGCGAATTCATCCATACGCTCTATGGTCAAAAATACCGGATGGTCCAAGGCAATATATTCGTGCTCCCTCCTTACAGCGTCCATCGCGTGGAGATGGTCCCCGGGAAAGAACTGGAGGTGCTGGGGTGCGAATTCATGCCGGCCTTCATTAACGAGCGATTGGAGGGAATGCCGGCTAAGCCGCAGCTGTTCGACCTTTCCTTTATCAAGCCTTTTGTCACGACCGAAGACCGTGTCCCGCTCAAAATCACCTTAACCGGCGGCAGCGACCTCGCCGTAAAGGAGCTCCTGACCGAAATGCTGAACGAGTTCGGAGGCCGCGGCCCATTCTTCGATATTCTGCTGAAGGCCAATCTGCTGAAGCTGCTGGCCATCGTGAACCGCGAGCATGCCGAGCAAGGCAAGCATACAGCGGTAACCGCCGGCAGCGCCCCGTACCGTGAGCCCATTATGGAATCCGTACAATATATTCACGACCATTACGACCAGCCTCTATGGCTGGAGGATCTCTGTGCGCGGACGATGATGTCCCGAACGAACTTTTGCCGACGGTTCAAGGAAGTGACCGGCTGGACCTTCAGCCAGTACTTGGCCAACTATCGGATACGGATGGCCATGCGGCTGCTGACGGAGCCCGAGCTCACGGTAACCGATGTATGCTTCAAGGTCGGGTTTAACGAGCTTCCCTACTTCTGCCGCACTTTCAAGAAATATACGGGAACGACTCCTGCCTACTACAAAAAGAACGCTTTTAAAACCGTGGACTAA
- a CDS encoding TetR/AcrR family transcriptional regulator, translating to MPRSPSENERIRQMAKEKILEAAMDLFIHQGYHATSISDVAKQAGISKGLLYNYFPGKEGLLAAMVEERIAGVAEVIENAASLQAPADQLKYILEQAIDNVDRQPEVFRFYLHLQTQPEADQELFPYSKRLVEEAARQFEIQCRIFESLGVPEPRKRSLYFSSTLQGIMLMISTYPQHFPIEEVKEQMLKEFCP from the coding sequence ATGCCACGCTCACCCAGCGAGAACGAACGCATACGCCAGATGGCGAAAGAGAAAATTTTAGAAGCCGCCATGGATTTGTTTATCCATCAGGGCTACCATGCCACTTCCATTAGTGATGTAGCCAAGCAAGCCGGCATTTCCAAAGGGCTGCTCTATAACTATTTTCCAGGCAAGGAAGGACTGCTTGCCGCTATGGTCGAGGAGCGAATCGCAGGCGTTGCCGAAGTCATAGAGAATGCAGCTTCGCTCCAAGCACCCGCAGATCAGCTGAAATATATTTTGGAGCAAGCCATCGACAACGTCGATCGGCAGCCGGAAGTATTCCGTTTTTACTTGCATCTTCAAACCCAGCCCGAAGCGGATCAAGAGCTGTTTCCCTACAGCAAGCGTCTTGTGGAAGAGGCTGCACGGCAATTTGAGATTCAGTGCCGCATATTCGAAAGCCTCGGGGTTCCCGAGCCTCGCAAGCGCTCCTTGTACTTTTCTTCTACCCTGCAGGGCATCATGCTGATGATATCCACCTATCCCCAGCACTTCCCCATTGAAGAAGTGAAGGAGCAGATGCTGAAGGAGTTTTGCCCGTAA
- a CDS encoding peptidase U32 family protein — MARYFNGKEVELLAPAGTFEIFKTVIDANCDAVYFGGPSLNMRMMRKGYNLSYEEVKEAVHLAHERGKRAYITVNNLMDEEDLEEAKRYFAFLNEIGPDAIIAQDLAVFPLIQEMNYTNIPVHSSVMMNVHNLEMIEAVKALGVSRIVASREMDLKTAEVLHTRSGMEFEYFVHGDMCTVHGANCLYSSMLFGNSSNRGRCMKPCRWDYRVKKDGYLYPTEYPLAAKDMYMYEHIPELVKSGITSFKIEGRMRDIEFLLMVVNSYGDAIDRYITDPLGFNREDGADTLHKNRKRDFTTAYAFGKPGLAFINRRYEGTGKFYSSGKVFSTPTAEREMKEERVLQVKESLRHAKREQPCTSIPQITVHVNSVEQARAAIEEGADVIYLTGDVFQPDRPFGREDIEALTADKGNAEMILGMPRMMNELHMEQYHHFLAEGKQHKFYGLDGLLASNIGAMHKFQSLGLPMIADFSLNIYNHMAASFYQKHFGISRVIPSLELQLHDLTKLLRHPEIPLEVIVHGSPIVMYLEHDLYANAAEFEPIAEEDNRFVDNRHLVLLTDKGENPVYRDAAGRNHLALAKELCFMPFLKELHEAGVNHFRIEGKTYTTEQLRGLVRIYRQAALNLDSCGRLYQDMTPIYAGYTLGSLQFGHAMQLELTEV, encoded by the coding sequence ATGGCTCGTTATTTTAACGGTAAAGAAGTGGAACTGTTAGCTCCTGCCGGAACATTCGAGATATTCAAAACCGTCATTGACGCAAACTGCGATGCCGTATATTTCGGGGGACCATCCTTGAACATGCGCATGATGCGCAAGGGCTATAACTTAAGTTATGAGGAAGTCAAAGAAGCCGTCCATTTGGCCCATGAGCGCGGTAAACGTGCTTACATTACAGTGAACAATCTGATGGATGAGGAGGATCTGGAGGAAGCGAAGCGTTATTTCGCCTTTTTGAACGAGATTGGCCCGGATGCCATTATCGCGCAGGATCTGGCCGTATTTCCTCTGATTCAGGAGATGAACTATACCAATATTCCGGTTCACTCCTCGGTCATGATGAATGTGCACAATCTGGAGATGATTGAAGCCGTCAAAGCATTGGGCGTTTCCCGCATCGTGGCTTCCCGGGAGATGGACCTGAAGACGGCGGAGGTGCTGCACACTAGGAGCGGAATGGAGTTCGAGTATTTTGTGCACGGTGATATGTGCACCGTTCACGGCGCTAACTGCCTGTACAGCTCCATGCTGTTCGGCAACAGCTCCAACCGGGGACGATGCATGAAGCCCTGCCGCTGGGATTATCGGGTGAAAAAAGACGGCTACCTCTATCCTACCGAGTACCCGCTTGCGGCGAAAGATATGTATATGTACGAGCATATTCCGGAGCTGGTCAAGTCTGGGATTACCAGCTTTAAAATAGAAGGACGCATGAGAGACATCGAATTTCTGCTGATGGTCGTTAATTCTTACGGAGATGCCATAGATCGTTACATTACGGATCCGCTGGGCTTTAACCGCGAAGACGGGGCGGATACGCTGCATAAAAACCGGAAGCGCGATTTCACGACCGCTTATGCCTTTGGCAAGCCGGGACTAGCGTTCATCAATCGCCGTTATGAAGGAACAGGCAAGTTTTACAGTTCGGGGAAGGTGTTCAGCACGCCTACCGCGGAACGCGAGATGAAGGAGGAGCGGGTGCTTCAGGTGAAGGAGTCGCTTCGTCATGCGAAGCGGGAGCAGCCTTGCACGTCGATTCCGCAAATTACGGTGCATGTCAACTCGGTGGAGCAGGCCCGAGCGGCAATAGAAGAAGGCGCGGACGTCATCTATCTGACAGGCGACGTGTTCCAGCCGGATCGCCCTTTCGGTCGTGAGGATATCGAAGCTTTGACGGCGGATAAAGGGAATGCCGAAATGATTCTTGGCATGCCGCGCATGATGAATGAGCTGCATATGGAGCAGTACCATCATTTCCTCGCCGAGGGGAAACAGCATAAGTTTTATGGCCTGGATGGCCTGCTTGCCTCCAACATCGGTGCCATGCACAAGTTTCAATCTCTAGGGCTGCCGATGATTGCCGATTTCAGCCTGAATATATACAACCATATGGCGGCTTCGTTTTATCAGAAGCATTTTGGCATATCCAGAGTCATTCCGTCCCTTGAGCTTCAGCTCCATGATTTGACGAAATTGCTGCGTCATCCGGAGATTCCCCTCGAGGTCATCGTCCACGGATCGCCCATCGTCATGTATCTGGAGCATGACCTGTACGCCAATGCGGCAGAGTTTGAGCCCATAGCTGAAGAGGATAACCGGTTCGTGGATAACCGACATCTCGTACTGCTTACGGATAAAGGGGAGAACCCTGTATACCGGGATGCCGCAGGGCGTAACCACTTGGCACTGGCAAAAGAGCTTTGCTTCATGCCGTTCTTGAAGGAGCTGCACGAAGCGGGCGTGAATCACTTCCGCATTGAAGGGAAGACGTATACGACGGAGCAGCTTCGCGGCCTGGTGCGGATATATCGTCAAGCTGCCCTGAACCTGGACTCCTGCGGCAGGCTGTATCAAGACATGACACCGATCTATGCCGGTTATACACTGGGTTCGCTCCAATTCGGCCATGCCATGCAGCTTGAGCTGACGGAAGTATGA
- a CDS encoding aspartate aminotransferase family protein encodes MTHADQTYMGPEAIVTKRREYGYPCTANFYKEPPQIISGKMHKLYGHDGKAYVDFFTGVSVVACGHCNEAITARTIEQLQTLQHTSTIYLTQPMADLAERLANGVLPGNLKRTFFVNSGSEANEGALLVARLHTKRRHFLALDYGLHGRTFLTMNVTGIPMWRADDFLDQEVATFIPRPYDPAMDQDAAARRSLDALASVLAAKGDTFAAMIVEPIQGNGGMIVPPDWYFRELKTILEEHGILLIADEVQTGCGRTGRMFAIEHYGIVPDILTMAKALGNGVPIGAFSTTDEIAASLDRPSASTFGGNPVSSVTALAVLDYIEQQGLVERSRRVGGRLIEGLGELQGRYKIIADVRGKGFMAGAEIRGATEEESAAWTDIILERMKEEGFIIGKNGVGRNVLAFQPAMMIPEEDIEAMLSALDKVLAGLSQFVNE; translated from the coding sequence ATGACGCATGCAGATCAGACGTATATGGGTCCGGAAGCTATCGTGACAAAGCGTCGGGAATACGGCTACCCTTGCACGGCCAATTTCTATAAAGAGCCGCCCCAGATCATCAGCGGCAAGATGCATAAACTTTACGGGCATGATGGCAAAGCGTATGTCGACTTCTTTACGGGAGTGTCGGTTGTCGCCTGCGGCCACTGCAATGAAGCCATTACGGCAAGAACGATCGAACAGCTGCAGACGCTGCAGCATACGTCAACCATTTACCTTACCCAGCCGATGGCAGATCTGGCGGAGCGGTTGGCAAACGGCGTTTTGCCTGGCAACTTAAAGCGAACGTTCTTCGTAAACAGCGGCTCCGAAGCGAATGAAGGCGCGCTGCTTGTCGCCCGTCTGCACACGAAACGCCGCCACTTTCTGGCGCTGGATTACGGCCTTCATGGCCGCACCTTCCTGACCATGAATGTGACCGGCATCCCGATGTGGCGTGCCGATGATTTCCTGGACCAGGAGGTGGCTACGTTTATTCCTCGTCCCTATGATCCTGCCATGGATCAGGATGCTGCCGCTCGCCGTTCCCTGGATGCGTTGGCGAGTGTGCTCGCTGCGAAGGGAGACACCTTCGCCGCCATGATCGTGGAGCCGATCCAAGGCAACGGGGGAATGATCGTGCCGCCGGATTGGTATTTCCGTGAGCTGAAGACGATACTGGAGGAGCATGGCATTCTCCTGATTGCCGACGAAGTTCAGACGGGCTGCGGCCGCACGGGACGCATGTTCGCGATCGAGCATTACGGCATCGTGCCTGATATTCTTACCATGGCCAAGGCACTAGGCAATGGCGTGCCGATCGGCGCCTTTTCCACGACGGACGAGATTGCCGCCAGTCTGGATCGGCCTTCCGCCTCGACCTTTGGCGGCAACCCGGTATCATCCGTCACGGCGCTTGCCGTCTTGGATTACATCGAACAGCAGGGCCTGGTTGAGCGTTCCCGGCGCGTTGGCGGGCGGCTCATCGAAGGTTTGGGGGAGCTGCAAGGCCGATATAAGATAATCGCCGATGTCCGAGGCAAGGGCTTTATGGCGGGGGCCGAAATCCGTGGAGCGACCGAAGAGGAAAGCGCAGCATGGACGGATATCATTCTGGAGCGCATGAAGGAAGAAGGATTTATTATCGGCAAAAATGGGGTGGGCCGAAACGTGCTGGCTTTCCAGCCGGCCATGATGATTCCGGAGGAAGATATCGAGGCCATGCTCAGTGCGCTGGACAAGGTGCTGGCTGGGTTATCCCAATTCGTAAACGAATGA
- a CDS encoding UbiA-like polyprenyltransferase, giving the protein MQMMYKVVHKTKMFGELVMFSHTLFSLPFAIISMIWAADGVPSWHVMLWSLIALVAARNGANAFNRIADLKFDAANPRTATRHMPRKLLLPREVYVFVAVNFAIFILAAGMLNPLCLGLSPAAIVLICTYSYTKRFTWLCHLYLGFTIASAPIGAWFAVTGQFAFIPFIIGTVVMLWIAGFDIIYATQDIEFDRSTGLWSIPRAFGLEGGLLISRMLHGIMIILLVSLYFIQGLGWLYLAGIAVSVILLAVEHRIIKPSSRRRMHLASYNLNQVISLTILLFTLADQFVLG; this is encoded by the coding sequence ATGCAGATGATGTATAAAGTCGTTCATAAGACCAAAATGTTCGGAGAACTGGTGATGTTCTCCCACACGCTGTTCTCGCTGCCCTTCGCCATCATTTCCATGATCTGGGCCGCGGACGGCGTACCGTCATGGCATGTCATGCTGTGGTCGTTGATTGCGCTGGTAGCCGCACGCAATGGAGCCAATGCCTTCAACCGCATCGCCGATTTGAAGTTTGATGCCGCTAACCCGCGGACGGCGACTCGCCATATGCCAAGAAAACTCCTGCTGCCTCGCGAGGTGTACGTATTTGTGGCCGTTAACTTCGCCATCTTTATTCTCGCGGCGGGGATGCTGAACCCGCTCTGCCTGGGACTCTCTCCGGCAGCGATCGTGCTGATTTGCACGTACTCGTACACGAAGCGCTTCACCTGGCTGTGCCATCTGTATCTGGGCTTTACGATCGCTTCGGCTCCGATCGGGGCATGGTTTGCCGTAACGGGGCAATTCGCATTCATTCCGTTTATCATCGGTACCGTCGTCATGCTGTGGATTGCAGGCTTTGATATCATCTATGCCACGCAGGATATCGAATTCGACCGGAGCACCGGCTTGTGGAGCATTCCCCGCGCGTTTGGGTTAGAGGGCGGACTGCTCATTTCCAGAATGCTGCACGGGATTATGATCATCCTGCTGGTTTCCCTTTACTTTATCCAAGGCTTAGGCTGGCTCTACTTGGCGGGAATTGCCGTTTCGGTGATACTGCTTGCCGTGGAGCATCGCATCATCAAGCCTTCCAGCCGCAGGCGGATGCACCTTGCCTCCTACAACCTGAATCAGGTCATTAGCTTGACGATTCTGCTCTTTACCTTGGCCGACCAATTTGTGCTCGGATAA
- a CDS encoding alpha-glycosidase, translated as MFLEAIYHRPRKNWSYAYNGTTIHLRIRTKKDDLTEVYALAGDKYLWDQTMEYIPMTKLSSDEMFDYWECEATPPYRRLKYGFLLQQGDEKRWVTEYDFLTEPPANPDRLFEYPFINPDDVFHPPAWVKDAIFYQIFPERFANGDTSNDPDGTLPWGSAEPTPKNFFGGDLQGVIDHLDHLSELGVNAIYFTPLFTATTNHKYDTEDYMEIDPQFGDKDTLKKLVDLCHARGIRVLLDAVFNHSGRTFAPFVDVQKNGLNSKYKDWFYVRSLPLEVVDGIPTYDTFAFEPLMPKLNTENPEVRAYLLKAAEYWIKETGIDGWRLDVANEVGHSFWREFRQVVKKANPDAYILGEVWHESSIWLEGDQFDAVMNYPFTNAVLDFFINRTADAEKFSFMLGKQLAGYPRQASEVMFNLLDSHDTARLLTQANGDKRLMKLAAMFQFTYFGTPCIYYGDEIGMDGGHDPGCRKCMEWDESKHDKDLFHFYQTLIKLRKEHSALRTGTFKFLKAEKNGGKIAYLREDDNETILIAVNNDKAGNTITVPVQDQQWTNLWNGEGLSAKQGQLTVKLPAYGFAILKAGQ; from the coding sequence ATGTTCTTGGAAGCCATCTATCACCGTCCGCGCAAAAACTGGTCCTACGCTTATAACGGCACGACCATCCATCTCAGAATCCGCACCAAAAAAGACGACCTTACCGAAGTGTACGCCCTCGCAGGCGACAAGTACCTGTGGGATCAAACGATGGAATATATTCCGATGACCAAGCTGTCCTCGGATGAAATGTTCGATTATTGGGAGTGCGAGGCAACTCCTCCGTACCGCCGTTTGAAATACGGCTTCCTGCTCCAGCAGGGCGACGAGAAGCGCTGGGTGACCGAATATGATTTCCTGACAGAGCCGCCGGCCAATCCGGACCGCCTGTTCGAGTACCCGTTCATCAATCCGGATGACGTTTTCCACCCGCCTGCATGGGTCAAGGACGCGATCTTCTATCAAATCTTCCCGGAACGCTTCGCGAATGGGGATACAAGCAATGACCCGGATGGCACTTTGCCTTGGGGCAGTGCCGAACCGACGCCGAAGAACTTCTTCGGCGGTGACCTTCAGGGGGTTATCGACCATCTTGACCATTTAAGCGAGCTCGGCGTCAACGCGATTTACTTTACGCCGCTGTTTACGGCAACAACAAACCATAAATACGATACTGAAGACTATATGGAAATCGATCCGCAGTTCGGCGACAAGGACACGCTGAAGAAACTGGTCGATCTATGCCACGCGCGCGGAATCCGCGTCTTGCTGGATGCGGTCTTCAATCATTCCGGCAGAACGTTTGCCCCATTCGTTGACGTGCAGAAGAACGGTTTGAACTCCAAATATAAGGATTGGTTCTACGTTCGCTCCCTGCCGCTGGAAGTGGTGGATGGCATTCCGACTTACGATACCTTTGCTTTCGAGCCGCTGATGCCAAAGCTGAACACGGAGAATCCGGAAGTCCGAGCTTACCTGCTCAAGGCTGCCGAGTACTGGATCAAGGAAACGGGCATCGACGGCTGGCGCTTGGATGTAGCCAACGAGGTGGGACACAGCTTCTGGCGCGAATTCCGTCAAGTCGTGAAAAAAGCCAACCCGGATGCTTACATCCTTGGCGAAGTGTGGCATGAATCCTCCATCTGGCTGGAAGGCGACCAGTTTGACGCCGTCATGAACTACCCGTTCACGAATGCCGTACTGGATTTCTTCATCAACCGTACCGCCGATGCCGAGAAGTTCTCGTTCATGCTCGGCAAGCAGCTTGCCGGCTATCCGAGACAAGCCAGCGAAGTGATGTTCAATCTGCTGGACAGCCATGACACCGCAAGACTGTTAACGCAGGCGAACGGCGACAAACGCCTGATGAAACTGGCCGCGATGTTCCAGTTCACGTACTTCGGCACGCCTTGCATCTATTACGGCGACGAAATCGGCATGGACGGCGGACACGATCCGGGCTGCCGCAAATGCATGGAATGGGACGAGTCCAAGCATGACAAGGACCTGTTCCATTTCTACCAAACGCTCATTAAGCTCCGCAAAGAGCATTCCGCTCTCCGCACGGGAACCTTCAAATTTTTGAAGGCCGAGAAGAACGGCGGCAAAATCGCTTACCTGCGCGAGGACGACAACGAAACGATCCTCATTGCCGTCAACAACGACAAGGCGGGCAACACGATAACCGTCCCTGTGCAGGACCAGCAATGGACGAACCTGTGGAACGGCGAAGGCCTCAGCGCGAAGCAAGGCCAGCTGACCGTGAAGCTGCCTGCTTACGGCTTTGCGATCTTGAAAGCCGGGCAATAA
- a CDS encoding metal-sensitive transcriptional regulator, protein MQYDDQMKNRIKRIEGQLRGILKMMEENKDCREVITQLSASRTAIDRTIGVVVSSNLVDCVRKAEENGEDTEKLVQDAVNLLVKSR, encoded by the coding sequence ATGCAATACGACGATCAGATGAAAAACCGGATCAAGCGGATTGAAGGACAGCTTCGCGGCATCTTGAAGATGATGGAGGAGAACAAGGACTGCAGGGAGGTCATCACCCAACTATCCGCTTCGCGTACGGCGATCGACCGAACCATTGGCGTTGTCGTCAGCTCCAACCTGGTGGATTGTGTACGGAAGGCCGAAGAGAATGGTGAGGATACGGAGAAGCTTGTGCAGGATGCCGTTAATTTGCTCGTTAAGAGCAGATAA
- a CDS encoding NADP-dependent oxidoreductase — protein MSVNEQIILAKRPQGMPEESDFILEEQPLPVPQAGEVLVRTVYLSVDPYMRGRMSDAKSYAKPYEVGQVIAGGAVGQVMESTDPTYRAGDYVAGTWGWQRFAAVRTGTLRKVNPDLAPVSTALGVLGMTGLTAYFGLLDIGQPKEGETVVISGAAGAVGMIVGQIAKIKGTRVIGIAGSDEKTKYLTEKLGFDAAINYQTEDLASSLAEACPNGVDVYFDNVGGEVSDAVLRLINKNARIPICGQIALYNLEKPDTGPRIQSLLLTNTALMKGFLVGDYASRYNEALHELAEWLRDGNIQYAEHIVDGFEKTIEAFLGLFSGQNLGKQLVKVSEEQS, from the coding sequence ATGTCTGTAAACGAACAAATTATACTAGCCAAAAGGCCGCAAGGCATGCCGGAGGAGTCGGATTTTATATTGGAGGAGCAGCCTTTGCCCGTTCCGCAAGCCGGAGAAGTCCTGGTACGGACCGTATACTTGTCGGTGGATCCGTATATGCGGGGCAGAATGAGCGATGCCAAGAGTTATGCGAAACCCTACGAAGTAGGACAGGTTATCGCTGGAGGCGCAGTAGGGCAGGTCATGGAATCGACGGATCCGACCTATCGGGCAGGCGATTATGTTGCAGGAACATGGGGCTGGCAGCGCTTTGCCGCCGTGCGGACAGGAACGCTGCGTAAGGTCAACCCGGATCTGGCGCCTGTATCGACCGCCTTGGGCGTGCTGGGGATGACCGGTTTGACGGCCTATTTCGGACTGCTGGATATCGGTCAGCCGAAGGAAGGCGAGACGGTCGTGATATCGGGTGCCGCAGGCGCCGTTGGCATGATTGTCGGGCAGATTGCCAAGATCAAAGGGACCCGGGTGATCGGTATTGCCGGTTCTGACGAGAAAACCAAGTACCTGACCGAGAAGCTGGGGTTTGATGCAGCGATCAATTACCAGACCGAAGATCTGGCATCGTCTTTAGCGGAAGCTTGCCCGAATGGGGTGGACGTTTATTTTGACAATGTCGGCGGTGAGGTTTCGGATGCGGTGCTGCGTCTGATCAACAAAAATGCAAGGATCCCGATTTGCGGCCAAATCGCACTCTATAACCTGGAAAAACCCGATACGGGCCCGAGAATTCAGAGCCTGCTGTTGACCAATACGGCACTGATGAAGGGCTTCCTGGTCGGCGACTATGCCAGTCGGTACAATGAGGCATTGCATGAGCTGGCCGAATGGCTGAGGGATGGTAACATTCAGTACGCCGAACATATCGTCGATGGTTTCGAGAAGACCATTGAGGCGTTTCTGGGGCTCTTCTCCGGGCAGAATCTGGGGAAACAGCTGGTGAAGGTAAGCGAGGAGCAGAGTTAG
- a CDS encoding cytochrome c biogenesis protein CcdC → MVNFDSPILQIGSTIAMLVMALTVIFIRMKASNRPVTVKKIIIPPVAMSTGFLMFVEPQVRIPIWWAGIAFLVGWFIFSYPLIRSTKFEKVDGQIFMQKSKSFVYILLGLLAVRLLLHGYIEQHISIPQTAALFFMLAYGMIVHWRISMYRQYQQFTTPGAAI, encoded by the coding sequence GTGGTTAATTTCGATTCCCCAATTCTTCAGATAGGCTCTACGATTGCGATGCTGGTTATGGCACTGACCGTTATTTTCATTCGGATGAAAGCGAGCAACCGCCCCGTCACCGTCAAGAAGATCATCATCCCTCCCGTCGCGATGAGCACAGGGTTTCTGATGTTCGTTGAGCCGCAGGTACGCATCCCTATATGGTGGGCGGGAATTGCCTTTCTGGTAGGCTGGTTCATCTTCTCCTATCCACTGATTCGAAGCACCAAATTCGAAAAGGTCGATGGCCAGATCTTCATGCAGAAATCGAAAAGCTTTGTTTACATTCTGCTCGGCCTGCTGGCTGTCCGGCTCCTGCTCCACGGATACATTGAGCAGCATATTTCCATCCCGCAGACCGCGGCGCTGTTCTTCATGCTGGCTTACGGCATGATTGTCCACTGGCGCATCTCGATGTATCGCCAGTATCAGCAATTTACGACACCAGGAGCGGCTATATAG